CGGCGACTGATGATCATTGGTAGTAATGACCCCGGGACCTTAAATCAGACCGTGGCACAGTGGCAATCGTTCTCACAGCTAGTAGCCTTGGGCTCAAGCTCAACTGTCACGTGAATATTGCCGTGTTTGGCGACGGTTTGGCGGATTTCTTTTTTCACGGTCTCAAGTACACTCAGCGGTAAATCCTGCTCCACCACCACATGCACCGTGAGCACGTGTCGCTCCCCATCTAGCGACCACAAGTGAAAATCATGCGTACTCTCGACCGCTTCGACTCCGGTGATGTCACGACGCAAGGCCTCTAGATCGATATCCCGCGGTACTGCTTGCAGAAAGAGGCGAACCGTTGCTCCTAGTGACCTGAGAACGTTGAACACTATAAACAAGCTAAAGATGATGCTCAGGATGGGGTCGATGATGGGTAGATCGGCCACCATCATCACCAGAGTTCCAATCAGCACGGTGAGCCACCCAAGCACATCTTCGATAAGGTGCCACGAGATGACGCGCTCGTTCATGGTGCCACCGCCACGGACCAGCCGCCAGGCAGCATAGCCATTAACGGCCACGCCTAACACGGCGAATCCCAGCATACCCGGCAGCTTTGGCATCGTTGGAGCCAGCAAGCGTGGAATAGCCTCGGATAGTACAAAAGCGGATCCTACGAGTAGGAACGCAGCGGTGAAAACGGCACTCAGCAGTGACAGCCGGCGGTACCCATAAGAATACGAGGCACTCGGCTGACGCTGGGCTAAACGCTCAAAAATGTAGGCAGACCCCAGAGCGATCGCGTCACCTAAATCGTGCACCGCATCCGACAGGATGGCGACACTGCCAGTCCAGATGCCACCCACAATCTCGACGAGCGCAAAGCCCAGATTTAAAAAGAGAGCGACCTTGAGGTTACCAACCGCTCGATGATTATGATGATGCCCGTGATGCCCGTGATGCCCGTGATGACCATGATGGCCGTGATGGCCATTGGTATCATGATGATGGTGATCGTGCGCTGACATCTGTCCCACCTCGTAGGGTTTGAACGTGTCTTGATCTTGCCATTTTTACCTAGGGAACAACAAGGCCTGGAAACGCCGCCCGGGCAATCTTCGTGTGTCCAGCGGGGGACAGGTGGAAGCAGTCCTCCGCAATGTCGGCGCCATCAAACCCAAGTTGCGCTGTTGCCGCAACATAGTGAAAACGCACTGCGACGTGTTCTGCCATCATTTTCTCATTGAGGCGCTCCACCGCCTTGGCCGTTGCCTCACGGTAATCACGCAGATGATTAGCCACGACGCTGATCTCCGCTTCGCGCTCCTTGCCCTCCAGTGGCCCCATCAAGGTCGCGCAGTACCCAACCGGATTGGGCGGCATGAGCATTGAGAAATACCAAGCTGCGCCGCGATTCTCAGCGAGCGCACCACTGCGTTTCTGCATCACTTGTTGCTGCTCAGGTGTCGGTAAAAAACGCTGATCACGCAGGGCACGGCAAGTGGTTTCACTGCCGAACGCGGTGATGTTTTTATTTAGGATACTATCGCTTGTCAGTAGTTGCAGCACTCCCAATTGTCCGAGTACGTAGACATCAGTGCCGCTGGCACCAACCTGACCGTTACGGACCATGTAGCGTAAGCCACGCTCCAAGATGGCGGCATAATCGTGAGCGCTAGTGATTTCATTGGTCGTCGCAGCACAGAGGTCGTTGCCGGTAAAGAACACGGCAATACGCGGTGGCAAGACACCGTCGGTCGCAGCAAGGACGCGGTCCACTTGCCGCGGTAACTGTGCCACCCTTGCCCCGTCATCACCTGCAATCAGGATACTCTCAGGAGCCACCTTGAGTGCTAGGCCTAGCTGGTAGCCCCAAGAGTATTGAGGCGTATCGAGAAAACTCCGCGCGACGATCTGCATAGCATTGCGCCATATCCAGTCGGGACCACCAAAAAATTCGCGCTGACCTGGCCACAGGCGCTGCGGCGCCGGCAGGGGGTCAGGTAGCCCAGCCGCGAGATCCGCCGGCAATACTGAGGCTGTCGCCGGTAGTGGTACCTTGCCGGTAAAGACGTCCCACAGGACCAGACCATCGTACCGAAGCGCCGGATGGGTCGCCGCTCCCGTGGCGAGGCTGTCACCGAGAATGACAAGTCCAGGAGTCGACGGCGTCTCTCGGGCCCAGGCTGTCGGGCCGAGACCGGTCGTACCGCAAACTAACGTGAGCAGGAATTCTACGAAAAATGCCATCAGCGCCGCCTATCCACTTAAGGGTGTAAAACACCGGGTGAACTCGGCGGCAACGGCACCAATTAGTTGAATGCCATGCGCACCATCGACGGTAAGCGCCGCCCAAAGGCAACCACTTCCTTCCAACCGGGTTTAGCAGCTTTGAATAGCACCGGCGTCGCCACCCGGGCTAGCGAAACCTGCGGATCGATGCCGCGCGCCAAGCCTTCGATCGTGACCAGGCTCTTTGCCATTAGCAAAAGCCCGTCCGGCACGGCAATCCCAAGTCTCGCGGCGCTGTTGAGGCAGGCCTCTAGTAGCTCTTGGATCGACGCTTTTTCGGCCGGATTTTCGCGGCCTTTCTTTATCATTCCCGAAACGGTCTTTAGCTCCTTACGCACATCTTCACGCTCAACCTCACGCCCGACATCGGTGCCCATAGCGACCAAGGCATCGATGAGCTGCTCTTGGTCGAGAGCAATTACGGCTTTAAGTATTGCAGCTATGTAGCGGCGATCGCTATCAAATAGCTCCCCGGCAAGGCCCCAGTCGAAAAGCCCGACATCACCGGTCTCCATCAAGATTAAGTTTCCAGCGTGCGGATCAGCGTGAAACAGACCTAATTCAAAAACTTGGACCAACAGCTCGGATAGGACGCTCTTGGCAAGTTTTTGTTTGAAAGTCGGCGGCAACTCAATCTTGCCCGCCACCACATCCGAAAGCGAAATTCCCATAAAGCGTTCAACAGTCAGTACATGCTGCGAGCAGTAGTCGGTGTTTACCTCGGGAATGAGTAGCACGCCCTGTTTCTTGCCTGCCAGTTTTTCCCGGAGTCTGATGATGGTGTCGCGCTCGCGGATGAGCGATGTTTCGCGCCTAAAATTACTGACCAGCTCACGCAGCTCACGCACGGTGCGTTTCGATACTTGCGTCAGTGCAAGTGGCTCTACCACCGCAATCAACTGATCGAGAGCAGCTGTCGTCTCCATCATGCGCTGCTTAGCCTGCGGCTTGAGCACCTTGACGACCCACTGACGGCCATCCGAAGAAGTCGCTGCGTGCACCTGCGCCATCGATGCCACCCCGAGCGGCACTGGCTCTACTTTGAGTCCCACACGCCACTGCGGAATTTCGGTATCGAGTATGTGCTGTACTTGAGACCACGGCAATGCTGGCCAGTCCTTATAAAGCCGCGTCAGATGGAAATCATCGGCGACGGCATGCGCCTTCGGTGACATCCGACTTAGGGCGATCTGTCCGGCCTTGCCGTAGATTGGACCCAGAGCATCAAAGAGACGCAGAGCATTATCTCCGAAAAGTTCGTAGAAGCGCTTGCCGCTAAAAATAGACTCAAAACTAGTATCGGTCACCAGTGACCGCGTAAGTTTAGTCGGCAAACCAAACACGCCGAACCGCCACCAGGCGCTAACGAGGCGCGTAAGTTCCCGTGGAATTGCCAATGCTCCAGCTTTTTCCGTACGCACAGCGGTTTTTGCCTTCATGGGGAAGCCTCGAGATCTTGTTGACGGTCGCTAATTGAGTCGAGATGGCCTATCATTAATCATCATACGAGGACTTTAATATGAAGACCAAGGCCGAGATCGTAAAGAATTGGTTACCGCGCTACACTGGCACGCCTATTGAACAATTTGGCGAATATATACTACTGACCAATTTCTCGAACTACCTCGAGAAGTTTGCTAAACGCTTCGACGTGCCAATACTGGGTAACGGTCGCGCCATGCAGACTGCCACCCATGAGCCCTCCGGGCTGACACTGATTAATTACGGCATGGGATCTGCCAATGCCGCGACAATCATGGACTTGCTTATGGCCATTAAACCCAAGGGGGTCCTCTTCCTAGGTAAATGTGGCGGTGTGAAAGAATCCACCGAGCTGGGTCATTTTATTCTACCGATGGCAGCGATTCGCGGCGAGGGTACCTCGAACGACTACCTCGCCCCTGAGGTGCCAGCGATGCCGTCATTCAAACTGCATAAATTTGTGTCCGAGAAAATCGTCGAGTCATCTATGGACTACCGGACCGGGGTGATCTACACCACCAACCGGCGAGTCTGGGAGCACGACGAGGGTTTCAAACAAAAGCTGCGCGATCTGCGCGTCATCGGCGTCGACATGGAGACGGCAACGATCTTTACCGTCGGTGTCGCCAACGAGATCCCGCGCGGCGCCCTGCTGCTCGTTTCAGACCGCCCGATGACCCCAGAGGGCGTCAAGACCGAGAGCAGCGACAAGATCGTGACCGAACGCTTTGTCGATCTGCACTTGGACATCGGTATCCGGGCGATGACCGAAATTGGGGTCAAGGGCGAGAAGATCAAACACTTCACTTACTGAGCGCTCACGCAAATACCCTTGATTGTCTCGCATGCTTGATTGATCATCTGGACTGATCGTGAGGACTTGGGGACTTTGCGCGGTGGCCCCTTCATAAGGAAGACAAGATGGCCGTAAATTTGTTGCCAGCAGCTGCTATGGGTTTCGCAGCTATTACGTCTGGAATCGCAATCTACCAATGGCGCCGCGCGGCCGGACTTTACTCCCTCCTGGTTGAAGGTGCCAATCGTTACGAGGAGTTGCGTCAACGCGGGACGTCTTTAGAGCAGCTAAGTAAGCAGCACGAGGATCAGTTCCGTAAGCAGAGTGAGGCCAACAAGAGAATCAACCAAAGTCTCGACGAGGCCCGCGCGCAGACGGCAACGCTCACCCAACGGCTTGAGCAAAAAACACATGAGATTCATGTGGTTACAGAAAAGCTGGAGCTCCAGAAAAAACATCTCGAGCGGCAACTCGCTAAGGCGGAAGAACAAACGACGATTGCCGAGCAGCAACGCCTGGATGCCGTCGCGCGCTTGACAGCGTCTGAGCGGCAATTAAGCGAGCTGCAACGTACTAGCCGCGAAGAGAAGTCGACGCTGCAGCAGGAGCTTAGCCTCCGCGACAAAGACTGGCAGGCGCGGCTATACGAAGCTGAGAAGGCAAAAGTGTCCGCCGAGAAGGCAGCCAAGTCTGGGGACCCCGTCGAGCTCAAGCGCTACAAGCGCAAAGTCGCTCAGTACGACCGGCTGTACGCCAGCATGAAGGGGCTCAGAGAGCTTAGTGAGGAGCGTAACCGCAACTGGGAAGTCGCCCTAAGCAAGTTGTCCCTTTGGATCCTGGAAGAGAAAGGCATCACGCCAATTCCGAAGGCGATCGGCCCGTTGGTGGGGACAGCCTTACAGTCCATAGGCGCCCAACTGATCACGGACATTGAAGGCGATGAGCGCGAGGGCGGCGCGTCGCATATCCATGAGATCCCAGATCCGCTTGAGGCTGAGGATCCAACAGATCATGTCGAAGGATAACGACACACCAGCGACTCCAGGCGATCCGTTGCGCGAGCTAGAATTTAGCGGTACCAAGACGACCGGTTATCCGGCTGACGCTTGGGATTTGATGAACGCTATGCTGACTGAGGCGCGCCGCGCGCGCATGCTGCGTGTCGCGCACGGTCGTACCCAACATATCCGTCTGGTGGTCCAGGATGTCCACGACCCGCACAACATCTCGGCTTGCCTTAGGTCAGCCGATGCCTTCGGTATTCAGCACTGCCACGTGGTAACACTTAAACAAAGTTTTCGTACCTCGACCGTGGCGCGTGGCGTCGGGTCTTGGTTAACCCTGCATCGCCACCATACCGTCGAAGACTGCGTGGCCAAACTGCGGGCCGACGGATTCAAACTGTATGCCGGAGTGCCCGCGCCGACAGCGGTGCCACTCCATGAACTACCCGTGGACGACAAGATTGCCGTTGTTTTTGGCAACGAACACGCAGGCATCGACTCGGCCTGGCTACCTCACATGGACCGACTTTTTACGATCCCCATGTTCGGAATGGTCGAAAGCCTCAATATATCTGTTGGTGCCGCCATCACCATGCAGCACTTGACCCATCGAGCCAGGGAATCCCTGGGCACGACCACTTTTGCACTTTCAACCGGCGAACGCCAAGGGCTCCTGAACAAATGGATCTGCGATCAGCTGCAGGCGTGGCCGCAAATACTACCACGTCTCAGGGCCGGCAAATCGAGCTCCTAGTGCGCCAATGCGGCCTTGGGATTCTCGGGTACTACCCCGCTACAGCGAGACGACGGGGTCGCTAACTCGCCCTTGGTGACGCGGTTCTGAGGATCGACCGTGAAGTGCACCGTGCATACGGTATGATCCACCACTACACGGTCGGCCATGGCTCGGTGGTCACTAGTCATAACAAACGGGACTTCACGATGCACTTCGTAGGTGTAAGTCTTCGATCCGTCAGGAGCGACCGCTGTGCACGTCGGCTCGCCCATTGCCTGAAGCAGGGGGGCGGCTGGCTCGTTATGCCAGGACTCAAGCCGTTCCTTGGATGACACCGTAGAGGCACAAGATACTGAAAGTACACATGAAAGTAGTGTAGTCAGTGTTGTCAGCGTGCGCATAATTCATGCCCTCCCAGTTTGGCCCATAAGGCTTATCGCCATTTTGGGTGGGGAGCTTTAGCCCCTCTTAAAGTGGTCCACTTAATTGTTGGTCCAACTTCATAACATCCCGCTTTCTTTGAATTTACTTAGGGGTAAGGCGGTGAATTTTACCCGATCCAGGCAAGCCTCTCACACGACGGGGGAATTCGTCTTGTACCAACAATTAAGTGGACCAATTGAAAAAAGACCTAAAGTTTTCTGCAAAAATGCCGATACGCGGGCTAGTCAAAATCAGGATCTAAGAATTTCTTAGAGGTAGGTATGATACTACGACTTTCAGGCTCGATGGCTATTTGTGTGCTGCTTGCAGCATGCGGGGACAAGAACTCTTTGAGCGATCTCGCGAGTAACGAGTTTGCTGCCGAGATTGACGAGCTAGGAAGTCTCTTGGACGGCATGCAGAAGGGTTCGGACTTCGGCGAGCGCCTGGCAAGTGTAGCAGCCAAGTCACCTAAGGACTTTATCGCTGGCCTGACTAAAGGGATGACGGACGAGGCCTTCACATTTAACGGTCTCCGATTCGATGGCATCAAGTCAAAAATGGTCGCCAAAGGCAAGGTGGTCTCCACGCTTCAGGCCAAAATTGCTAAGACATACAGATCACCGGCCGGGCTCTTTGCGGCGCATGGACTCGGCAAGAAAGTCGATCGTTCGGAGCTGGCTGCTTACTTCACCGTGGCCAAACTTGGCCTAACAGCCTTGACTAGCGGCAGATCCCCGACGCAAGAGCTCGACTCCTGGACCGTAGCCAGGGCACTGCATGTGGCAGCGGCCTTGGCGACGGTTGGCAACACCGATACGGCTGCTCTAGCACTCGCGGCGAAGCCTACTACCGTGAAGGACACAGGCATTTCCGGAAAATATAGCTCCTGCGATGCTGCAAGTAAACACGCCAAGGAAAAGTCATACATCTGCCACACAGACGCAGTGAGTGGATCCATTGGCTACATGTCGGCTGACCGCTCGAATTGGATTGATGCTGTTTCGGGCAAGGAGTTCAAATCCTGTGGTGATAACGCAAAAAACATTAAAAATGGCTGGGGTTGGATTCCGGATCCGAAGAACCCCAAGGGGGGCGAATCATGTCATGTCAACGTCAATGGCACCGACTCGTTCTACAAAGATGAAATAGCCGAAATCTGCAAGCAAGGCTCCGAGAGCGCGAAAACTAACGCCGACTTCTGCAGCAAGAAACATGACTCCCAGGAGGAATTCGAAGAGAAGTTGAAAAAAGGCGAGATAACCATCGAAAGCTCGACCCCCTCGGAGGAGGGAGCAAATAAAAACAAGAAGCCTACAGATCCGAAAAAAAAATAACGGCCAATCAAGATATCACTGAGATGAAAAGAGGACCCCGACCCGGGTCCTCTCCTTCTTTCCGTAGCGGCAACTCCTGTGCTAAGCTCAGCGACGAACCTAGCAACGAGTTTAATGCCCTATGAAAAGCCGCAAAATTCAGACTATTCACCGTTCGTGGTTAATCCTGCTCATTTGCGTCGGCGCCACTCTACCCGTAGCCGGATGCGTCAGCGTACCGACCAAAACTCCTTACGGTGTGCAAGAGGGTCATCTGAGCTACGTGCCGGCGCGGATCGCCACGCTAAACTGTCAAGCGTGGCCAGCGGGCGCGCGCTTTAAGAGTCTTCCGCTAAGTAATTTTGGCGAGCAGCAATTAGCGACTCTGTGTACGCAGTTTGACGCCTTTGTCCTCAAGAGCTTCAACGACCAGCCTTACATGAAAGGTTATTCGCCAAAATTTGTCTTGCAGCAGCTGAAGGACGCGAGTTTGACCGATTTACCTGCTGAATTAGCCCCAATTTGGGCGCATCGCCGCAGCGACTGCGGTGACTGCCAAACGGTGCCCGCGTTTTACAACGCCTCACTCGCAGGGCGTCTCGAGTGGCTCGCGTGGCTCAATAAAGTCAGCAAAAACGTGCGTCATGCGGATGCCGTGTTACTACCTTTTGTGACTTATGGCTACGAGCGCCTGTATGACGACCGCGGCCTAGCTGTCGCTGAGCGAGGGGCCGGCGTCACACTACTGCTCGTCGACACCAATAACGGTGAATTACTGTGGGCGGGTGGCCGCGAGGCCAGTGTGCCACATAAGGCATTGGCGGGAAGTGGTGACTCTAAACAGCTTTCGCTGCCTAGTTGGGACGATATCAGTGCCCGCCTATTTGCCGAACCGCTATGGAGTGCTTTTCCCGGGCGGCAGGTGTATTAATAAAATGTCGCTGCAAGGCTTCTGGTTGGCAGATGTAGGACCGACGGGAAGTTGAACATTGCTGGATAGCAGAGGAGCGCTGGCATGACGACATCAGCATCGGACAAATTAGCTGGGTTGAGGCAGGAATCACTTCTTGGTGGCGGTGAGGCGCGCATCGCCCACCAGCATAAGAGCGGCAAGCTGACCGCACGTGAGCGGCTGCAGCAGCTGCTTGATCCGGACTCTTTTACCGAGCTCGACGCCTTCGCACGGCACGACTGCCGTGACTTTGGGATGGAGGGAAAGCGCATACTTGGTGACGGTGTGATCACGGGCTTTGGTACCGTGAGCGGCCGTTTGGTGTATGTGTTCTCCCAGGATTTCACCGTATTTGGCGGTAGCTTGTCAAAAACCATGGCGCGCAAAATTTGCAAGGTCATGGATATGGCCGTTAAGGCTGGGGCACCGGTCATCGGCATCAACGACTCTGGCGGTGCGCGGATTCAAGAAGGTGTGGCCAGCCTGGGTGGCTATGCCGACATCTTTTACCGCAACGTGCAGGCGTCGGGTGTAGTGCCGCAGCTGTCGCTTATTATGGGACCTTGTGCCGGTGGTGCCGTGTATTCACCGGCGATGACCGACTTTGTTTTCATGGTAGATCATACGAGTCACATGTTTATCACGGGCCCCGACGTCATTAAGACGGTGACGGGCGAGGTGGTGACCTTCGACGAACTCGGTGGATCGGAGACTCACACGCAGCGTAGTGGTGTCGCCGACCGGCGCTTTGCCTCTGAACCTGACTTGATTAACGCTGTGAAGACCTGGCTGAGCTTCGTCCCGTCCAACAATCTGGATGAGGCGCCGCGTGCCGCTGATCCTGAGGCGGACTCGACCATGCGTGAACTCATCACGCAGGCGGAGCTTAGTATTGAGAGTTTGGTGCCGCTCAATCCCAATCTACCCTACGACATGACGGAAGTGATCAAGGCCGTAGTCGATCCGGGTAGCTTCTTTGATATCAAGCCTGAGTTTGCGCCGCACATAGTGACTGGTTTTGCGCGTCTCGGAGGCCGATCAGTGGGCATCGTCGCCAATAACCCTAACCACCTTGCCGGTGTGCTCGATATTGATGCCTCGGTAAAGGGTGCGCGTTTTGTGCGCTTTTGCGACGCCTTCAATATCCCTCTGGTGACTTTTGTCGATGTACCGGGATTTCTGCCGGGTAGTGACCAAGAGTCATCGGGCATTATCCGTCACGGTGCCAAGTTGCTATATGCATATGCCGAAGCCACTGTGCCTAAGCTCACAGTGATCACGCGTAAAGCCTACGGTGGCGCCTACGACGTGATGAGTTCCAAGCATATCGGTGCGGATCTCAACTTGGCGTGGCCTAATGCCGAGATTGCTGTAATGGGTGCTAAGGGCGCTTGCAACATCATTTTCAAGGGTGAAATCACTGCAGCCGCAGATCAAGAGGCGAAACGTCAAGAACTCACCGACCGCTACGCGGAAACGTTCGCCAACCCCTATGTTGCTGCGGAGCTCGGATATATCGATGCCGTGATCTATCCGAGTGAGACTAGGTCGCATCTGCTCCGAGGTCTGGCTGCTGTGAGCGGTAAGCGCTGCCAAAGACCTAAGCGCAAACACGGCAACATCCCACTTTGAGGTTCGCCATGGGCATTCCATCCACAAAGATCAAGCGAGTCCTGATCGCCAATCGCGGGGAAATTGCCGTCCGCATCATCAGAACCTTGCGCGAGCTCGGTATCGAGAGTGTGGCTGTTTACTCCGACGCTGACGCCAGCAGCCAGCATCGTTTTCTTGCCGATTTTGCCGTGCGTCTCCCCGGCATCACCTCGGCGGAGACTTACCTACAGATTCCTCGTTTAGTCGAAGCGATCCGTAGCAGTGGTGCCGACGCCGTCCATCCAGGCTATGGGTTTCTCTCTGAGAGTAGTGAATTTGCCCGTGCCATCGAGAAGGCTGGCGCCATTTTCATCGGTCCACCTCCTGAGGCGATGGACCGGATGGGTAATAAGATCCATGCGCGCAATCTGATGATCGAGCACGGAGTGCCGGTGGTACCAGGTGCAGCAGCACCGCTCAAGGATGCAGCCGAACTTAAAAAGCTGGCGCATGAAATCGGCTATCCTCTGATCCTTAAGGCCGCTGGTGGTGGTGGTGGACGCGGCATGCGTGTCGTGCGTCAAGACAGCGATCTGGAGCCCGCTTTGACTGCGTGCCAACGCGAAGCGCAAGCGTACTTTGGTAACCCCGAAGTATTCTGCGAGCGGTTTATAGAGAGACCGCGCCATATCGAATTTCAGGTGCTTTTTGACGCCCATGGCAACGGGG
The sequence above is drawn from the Deltaproteobacteria bacterium genome and encodes:
- a CDS encoding cation transporter yields the protein MSAHDHHHHDTNGHHGHHGHHGHHGHHGHHHNHRAVGNLKVALFLNLGFALVEIVGGIWTGSVAILSDAVHDLGDAIALGSAYIFERLAQRQPSASYSYGYRRLSLLSAVFTAAFLLVGSAFVLSEAIPRLLAPTMPKLPGMLGFAVLGVAVNGYAAWRLVRGGGTMNERVISWHLIEDVLGWLTVLIGTLVMMVADLPIIDPILSIIFSLFIVFNVLRSLGATVRLFLQAVPRDIDLEALRRDITGVEAVESTHDFHLWSLDGERHVLTVHVVVEQDLPLSVLETVKKEIRQTVAKHGNIHVTVELEPKATSCENDCHCATV
- a CDS encoding AarF/ABC1/UbiB kinase family protein yields the protein MKAKTAVRTEKAGALAIPRELTRLVSAWWRFGVFGLPTKLTRSLVTDTSFESIFSGKRFYELFGDNALRLFDALGPIYGKAGQIALSRMSPKAHAVADDFHLTRLYKDWPALPWSQVQHILDTEIPQWRVGLKVEPVPLGVASMAQVHAATSSDGRQWVVKVLKPQAKQRMMETTAALDQLIAVVEPLALTQVSKRTVRELRELVSNFRRETSLIRERDTIIRLREKLAGKKQGVLLIPEVNTDYCSQHVLTVERFMGISLSDVVAGKIELPPTFKQKLAKSVLSELLVQVFELGLFHADPHAGNLILMETGDVGLFDWGLAGELFDSDRRYIAAILKAVIALDQEQLIDALVAMGTDVGREVEREDVRKELKTVSGMIKKGRENPAEKASIQELLEACLNSAARLGIAVPDGLLLMAKSLVTIEGLARGIDPQVSLARVATPVLFKAAKPGWKEVVAFGRRLPSMVRMAFN
- a CDS encoding AMP nucleosidase; the protein is MKTKAEIVKNWLPRYTGTPIEQFGEYILLTNFSNYLEKFAKRFDVPILGNGRAMQTATHEPSGLTLINYGMGSANAATIMDLLMAIKPKGVLFLGKCGGVKESTELGHFILPMAAIRGEGTSNDYLAPEVPAMPSFKLHKFVSEKIVESSMDYRTGVIYTTNRRVWEHDEGFKQKLRDLRVIGVDMETATIFTVGVANEIPRGALLLVSDRPMTPEGVKTESSDKIVTERFVDLHLDIGIRAMTEIGVKGEKIKHFTY
- a CDS encoding RNA methyltransferase, with translation MSARAARRISMRSQIRLRLRIQQIMSKDNDTPATPGDPLRELEFSGTKTTGYPADAWDLMNAMLTEARRARMLRVAHGRTQHIRLVVQDVHDPHNISACLRSADAFGIQHCHVVTLKQSFRTSTVARGVGSWLTLHRHHTVEDCVAKLRADGFKLYAGVPAPTAVPLHELPVDDKIAVVFGNEHAGIDSAWLPHMDRLFTIPMFGMVESLNISVGAAITMQHLTHRARESLGTTTFALSTGERQGLLNKWICDQLQAWPQILPRLRAGKSSS
- a CDS encoding acyl-CoA carboxylase subunit beta — its product is MTTSASDKLAGLRQESLLGGGEARIAHQHKSGKLTARERLQQLLDPDSFTELDAFARHDCRDFGMEGKRILGDGVITGFGTVSGRLVYVFSQDFTVFGGSLSKTMARKICKVMDMAVKAGAPVIGINDSGGARIQEGVASLGGYADIFYRNVQASGVVPQLSLIMGPCAGGAVYSPAMTDFVFMVDHTSHMFITGPDVIKTVTGEVVTFDELGGSETHTQRSGVADRRFASEPDLINAVKTWLSFVPSNNLDEAPRAADPEADSTMRELITQAELSIESLVPLNPNLPYDMTEVIKAVVDPGSFFDIKPEFAPHIVTGFARLGGRSVGIVANNPNHLAGVLDIDASVKGARFVRFCDAFNIPLVTFVDVPGFLPGSDQESSGIIRHGAKLLYAYAEATVPKLTVITRKAYGGAYDVMSSKHIGADLNLAWPNAEIAVMGAKGACNIIFKGEITAAADQEAKRQELTDRYAETFANPYVAAELGYIDAVIYPSETRSHLLRGLAAVSGKRCQRPKRKHGNIPL